TCTTTTTTTTCTATCTGATTCAGGAGGTATAACAGACTCCCTGACAGATTGGATGTTAGGTTTCCCAAAATCGTGAAGAGCCGGAAAAATAATGCGCTGGCCAGGCTGTATGTTTCGAACATGTGTAATGCCAGGATTATGCTCCAGGACAAATTGAAGTAATTCAGGGTTGAGGTCTCCATAGACTTCCTTCGTCAATTCAGCCAAGGTTTCACCCCGTCGAATCACTCGTGTTTGATGGACAGCACCGGAAGACAGATGCCCTGCTGATATGAATGCCAAAGATGGATCAGGTCTTGTCGAGGGCTGTCCTTGACTTTCCTGAACTGTAAGAACGTCAGAAGCCAGATGTGGATCGAGATTGCCTCGCTCTTCTCCCCGGTACGCGGAAGAAGCCTGGTCAGATGTACCAGAGACAATACCATTCAGATTTTCTGATTGACCGACTTTCGGTGCAGAGGATGCTGGCTGTTCACTTCTCCCCACAGAAACAGGCTTGTTATCCATGTGTGAAAATTGTTCTTGCCTGTCTACCATTCTATCGGCAAGTGACAAAGTCGGCAATTCCATTCGAGAATTTTTGTCAGCGTGGGAGGCATCTGGCTTATCGAGTGACACGAATAAAGCCACGCCTCCGATCAAGAACAACAGGCTGGCCGTCGCTGGAACCCATCCCCACCAGCGCTTGTGGAGTTGCCTGTCAACATCGGCGATCACTTCCTGAACGATCTTGGCCGTAATAGGGTTCGCACGGTATCCTAATCCGGTTACCAGCGCATTATCACACAGAATATTCAGTCGTCGAGGAATACCGTTCGCTTGCTTGACGATAAGCTTCAGGGCGTTGTTGTGGAAAACTGGCTTGCCGGTTAATCCTGCCAAGACAAGACGATGCATGATATAAGCCAGGCTTTCATCCTCTGTTAATGGACGGATTGTCGACCATACGGCAATCCGTTGACGCAATTGCCGCAACTCATGCTGCTGTAAGAGAGTTTCCAGTTCCGGCTGCCCGATCAGAATAATCTGAATCAACTTATCAGTGGCTGTTTCCAAATTCGAGAGCATTCGAAGATGCTCCAACGTCCGTGGATCCATGTTTTGGGCTTCATCGATCAGGAGCACGACTGTCCCACCGTGACGATATCGTTCGATCAGGGTGTTCTGCAGCTGCGTCAAGAGCTCAACATTCGTACTGCCGGTGGCTTCTTGATCGAGTTCGAAAAGAATGGCCAGAAGGAGCTCTTTCACGGAAAGCGTCGGATTATAGAGATAGATCAACTGGGTGTGTTCGGCTTTCCAATCTACCTGTTCCAAAAAAGAACGAATGACCGTGGTTTTGCCGACGCCGACTTCACCCGTGATGGCGATAA
The genomic region above belongs to Nitrospirales bacterium and contains:
- a CDS encoding AAA family ATPase, which codes for MYLKFYGLSKKPFHTTPDPHFLFLSPSHKEAMGAMLYGIDHRKGFIAITGEVGVGKTTVIRSFLEQVDWKAEHTQLIYLYNPTLSVKELLLAILFELDQEATGSTNVELLTQLQNTLIERYRHGGTVVLLIDEAQNMDPRTLEHLRMLSNLETATDKLIQIILIGQPELETLLQQHELRQLRQRIAVWSTIRPLTEDESLAYIMHRLVLAGLTGKPVFHNNALKLIVKQANGIPRRLNILCDNALVTGLGYRANPITAKIVQEVIADVDRQLHKRWWGWVPATASLLFLIGGVALFVSLDKPDASHADKNSRMELPTLSLADRMVDRQEQFSHMDNKPVSVGRSEQPASSAPKVGQSENLNGIVSGTSDQASSAYRGEERGNLDPHLASDVLTVQESQGQPSTRPDPSLAFISAGHLSSGAVHQTRVIRRGETLAELTKEVYGDLNPELLQFVLEHNPGITHVRNIQPGQRIIFPALHDFGKPNIQSVRESVIPPESDRKKRNGPMSQGIFAQSPEDTTTHDVTASSLRQPLTVRVVQQGESLSSLVKNHYGTTSPEYVEHVLKYNPHIRNARKIFPGQKVAFPTFSQSQKDEH